From the genome of Monomorium pharaonis isolate MP-MQ-018 chromosome 2, ASM1337386v2, whole genome shotgun sequence, one region includes:
- the LOC105837903 gene encoding sec1 family domain-containing protein 2 isoform X1, with protein MEGINDLEQFLADTWHDVAGFVSGSAVYIDHAATECLHWHTGGKIYSFFKDAGAMSVHELAMYNFRYVKVQNCKKAVIITTSTDLAFYQRTVKMILEKNAFEHCTIITAAHSSVLNYDDTVPPEDRTDYAKLKKHIKSWMDSNRMLEVTILFRPIFISLIDNGLFVTPPFNDLLSPLNSTLLKDSEHTVDYFVSLFNSLLTYLNLKEDIYSMGKLSEYVAEKLETLPMAIDRRNSLVGANGKGISLIFIDRTLDFCTSTSNNTESLLARILCTLPHLPHHCNDVAINMSPLFCGLQKFVDVPGCLASNDKTLMNVLITKKQKDVLVTTNKILIDILSKENLKLRENLKPKVATRISAHSLEKLVNKFKDIDDLRAISESSKELQVVLGIIQALTSEKTSQLELLISLEKLLLQNIAVSRDSTSVLGQLSNIIKTREKRGLNTDNILALLIHIYALAGTEIQFSIQQEQQLQEAITNAIFEDITKLKENTVNNNMSAYQQTLLYFGVTDAEVIKETSVKIAKHIMDILHEIAQQRAFLHNYTSLMSKSSSQEIVQRIGILQQLLTDLLHPDRHDLPDLHQRSSSFVSAGFNLFSKGRIKRHPCDNNWIIIYIIGGITPEEVRETKEIISSFHSNCQVTIAGSGLLNPLDIVNKVLLSSIDY; from the exons atggaaGGCATTAATGATCTCGAACAGTTTCTTGCTGATACTTGGCACGATGTTGCTGGTTTTGTAAGTGGATCTGCAGTTTATATAGATCATGCAGCAACGGAATGCCTTCATTGGCATACTGGTGGCAAGATATATTCCTTCTTTAAGGATGCTGGTGCAATGTCAGTTCACGAACTTGCCATGTACAATTTTCGT TATGTCAAGGTACAAAATTGCAAGAAAGcagttattattactacttcTACCGATCTAGCCTTTTATCAACGTACAGTCAAGATGATATTGGAGAAGAATGCATTTGAACACTGTACAATTATTACTGCCGCACATTCAAGTGTATTGAATTATGATGACACTGTGCCACCAGAGGATAGAACAGATtatgccaaattaaaaaaacacataaaaaGTTGGATGGATTCTAATCGGATGTTggaa gTGACAATACTATTTCGACCAATTTTTATTAGCCTAATTGATAATGGTCTATTTGTAACACCACCCTTTAATGATCTATTATCACCCTTAAATAGCACGTTGTTAAAGGATTCCGAACATACAGTTgattattttgtaagtttgtttaatagtttattaacatatttgaaTTTGAAGGAAGATATTTATTCAATGGGAAAACTTAGCGAATATGTTGctgaaaaattagaaacaCTACCAATGGCTATCGATCGTAGGAAC AGTTTAGTTGGTGCAAATGGAAAAGGAATATCATTAATCTTTATCGACAGAACATTAGATTTTTGTACTTCCACTAGTAATAATACTGAATCCTTGCTCGCTAGGATATTGTGCACTTTGCCTCATTTACCTCATCACTGCAACGATGTCGCAATAAATATGTCTCCTTTGTTTTGCGGCCTACAG aaatttgtCGATGTACCAGGATGCTTGGCCAGCAATGACAAAACTCTGATGAATGTATTGATtacgaaaaaacaaaaagacgTATTGGTTACTACGAATAAAATTCTCATCGATATActttcaaaagaaaatttaaaactaagaGAAAATCTGAAGCCCAAAGTAGCAACGAGAATTTCTGCACATAGTTTAGAGAAgcttgtaaataaatttaaagacatAGATGATCTTCGTGCTATATCAGAATCAAGCAAAGAGCTTCAA gTGGTACTGGGAATCATACAGGCTCTGACGTCAGAAAAGACTTCGCAATTAGAATTGTTAATTAGTCTCGAGAAActacttttacaaaatatagcTGTAAGTCGTGACTCTACGAGCGTGCTTGGACAG ttaagtAATATCATAAAAACTCGCGAGAAACGAGGGCTGAATACAGATAACATATTAGCACTTTTGATACATATCTATGCACTTGCTGGAACTGAGATACAGTTTTCTATTCAACAAGAGCAGCAACTACAAGAAGCCATCACTAATGCTATATTTGAGGACATTACgaaattaaaggaaaatacagtaaataataacatGTCGGCGTATCAACAaactttattgtattttg GTGTTACAGATGCTGAGGTTATAAAGGAAACATCTGTAAAAATAGCAAAACACATTATGGATATCTTACATGAAATAGCACAGCAACGCGCATTTCTACATAACTATAc TTCCTTGATGTCCAAATCGAGTTCTCAAGAGATTGTTCAACGTATTGGCATTTTGCAACAATTATTAACAGATTTACTTCATCCAGATAGACATGACCTTCCCGATTTACACCAGAGATCATCCTCGTTTGTTTCTGCTGGATTCAA CTTATTTTCTAAAGGAAGAATCAAACGTCATCCATGTGATAATAATTGGATTATCATTTACATAATTGGAGGTATAACACCGGAAGAAGTAAGAGAAACTAAAGAAATCATATCATCATTTCATTCAAATTGCCAAGTAACAATAGCAGGTTCGGGACTGTTAAATCCATTAGACATAGTCAATAAGGTTCTTCTCTCATCAATTgattattga
- the LOC105837903 gene encoding sec1 family domain-containing protein 2 isoform X2 gives MEGINDLEQFLADTWHDVAGFVSGSAVYIDHAATECLHWHTGGKIYSFFKDAGAMSVHELAMYNFRYVKVQNCKKAVIITTSTDLAFYQRTVKMILEKNAFEHCTIITAAHSSVLNYDDTVPPEDRTDYAKLKKHIKSWMDSNRMLEVTILFRPIFISLIDNGLFVTPPFNDLLSPLNSTLLKDSEHTVDYFVSLFNSLLTYLNLKEDIYSMGKLSEYVAEKLETLPMAIDRRNDIVHFASFTSSLQRCRNKYVSFVLRPTGCLASNDKTLMNVLITKKQKDVLVTTNKILIDILSKENLKLRENLKPKVATRISAHSLEKLVNKFKDIDDLRAISESSKELQVVLGIIQALTSEKTSQLELLISLEKLLLQNIAVSRDSTSVLGQLSNIIKTREKRGLNTDNILALLIHIYALAGTEIQFSIQQEQQLQEAITNAIFEDITKLKENTVNNNMSAYQQTLLYFGVTDAEVIKETSVKIAKHIMDILHEIAQQRAFLHNYTSLMSKSSSQEIVQRIGILQQLLTDLLHPDRHDLPDLHQRSSSFVSAGFNLFSKGRIKRHPCDNNWIIIYIIGGITPEEVRETKEIISSFHSNCQVTIAGSGLLNPLDIVNKVLLSSIDY, from the exons atggaaGGCATTAATGATCTCGAACAGTTTCTTGCTGATACTTGGCACGATGTTGCTGGTTTTGTAAGTGGATCTGCAGTTTATATAGATCATGCAGCAACGGAATGCCTTCATTGGCATACTGGTGGCAAGATATATTCCTTCTTTAAGGATGCTGGTGCAATGTCAGTTCACGAACTTGCCATGTACAATTTTCGT TATGTCAAGGTACAAAATTGCAAGAAAGcagttattattactacttcTACCGATCTAGCCTTTTATCAACGTACAGTCAAGATGATATTGGAGAAGAATGCATTTGAACACTGTACAATTATTACTGCCGCACATTCAAGTGTATTGAATTATGATGACACTGTGCCACCAGAGGATAGAACAGATtatgccaaattaaaaaaacacataaaaaGTTGGATGGATTCTAATCGGATGTTggaa gTGACAATACTATTTCGACCAATTTTTATTAGCCTAATTGATAATGGTCTATTTGTAACACCACCCTTTAATGATCTATTATCACCCTTAAATAGCACGTTGTTAAAGGATTCCGAACATACAGTTgattattttgtaagtttgtttaatagtttattaacatatttgaaTTTGAAGGAAGATATTTATTCAATGGGAAAACTTAGCGAATATGTTGctgaaaaattagaaacaCTACCAATGGCTATCGATCGTAGGAAC GATATTGTGCACTTTGCCTCATTTACCTCATCACTGCAACGATGTCGCAATAAATATGTCTCCTTTGTTTTGCGGCCTACAG GATGCTTGGCCAGCAATGACAAAACTCTGATGAATGTATTGATtacgaaaaaacaaaaagacgTATTGGTTACTACGAATAAAATTCTCATCGATATActttcaaaagaaaatttaaaactaagaGAAAATCTGAAGCCCAAAGTAGCAACGAGAATTTCTGCACATAGTTTAGAGAAgcttgtaaataaatttaaagacatAGATGATCTTCGTGCTATATCAGAATCAAGCAAAGAGCTTCAA gTGGTACTGGGAATCATACAGGCTCTGACGTCAGAAAAGACTTCGCAATTAGAATTGTTAATTAGTCTCGAGAAActacttttacaaaatatagcTGTAAGTCGTGACTCTACGAGCGTGCTTGGACAG ttaagtAATATCATAAAAACTCGCGAGAAACGAGGGCTGAATACAGATAACATATTAGCACTTTTGATACATATCTATGCACTTGCTGGAACTGAGATACAGTTTTCTATTCAACAAGAGCAGCAACTACAAGAAGCCATCACTAATGCTATATTTGAGGACATTACgaaattaaaggaaaatacagtaaataataacatGTCGGCGTATCAACAaactttattgtattttg GTGTTACAGATGCTGAGGTTATAAAGGAAACATCTGTAAAAATAGCAAAACACATTATGGATATCTTACATGAAATAGCACAGCAACGCGCATTTCTACATAACTATAc TTCCTTGATGTCCAAATCGAGTTCTCAAGAGATTGTTCAACGTATTGGCATTTTGCAACAATTATTAACAGATTTACTTCATCCAGATAGACATGACCTTCCCGATTTACACCAGAGATCATCCTCGTTTGTTTCTGCTGGATTCAA CTTATTTTCTAAAGGAAGAATCAAACGTCATCCATGTGATAATAATTGGATTATCATTTACATAATTGGAGGTATAACACCGGAAGAAGTAAGAGAAACTAAAGAAATCATATCATCATTTCATTCAAATTGCCAAGTAACAATAGCAGGTTCGGGACTGTTAAATCCATTAGACATAGTCAATAAGGTTCTTCTCTCATCAATTgattattga